Within Anopheles nili chromosome 3, idAnoNiliSN_F5_01, whole genome shotgun sequence, the genomic segment TCTCATTAGTTAAGAGACGAGGATCAACTTCACCTCTGAGAGGTCCTGGAGAGGACACTTACCTTGGTAGTGGAACCGGCGGTAGGGTTCCGGTGTGCATGGGTAAAGTTCCGTGGAGAGAAAGCGTGTTCATGCTTCCGATCGTCTGGAGATTTGGATAACCAAACATGGCCGACGAGGGGCGTCCAGCGACGGGTTCAGCCTGGCAGCgtggaacagagagagagagataaaggaATCGTATGCTCGAAAAGGATGAAATGGAACCGGAAATGGAGCTCCTTGGTGGTGGATGACTTACCGCGTAATGGTTCGCTTGGGCCATCACGTCCGCTATCTGCGCCCATCGCATACGATCCTCGAGTGTCACTTGGTACGGTGCTTGGCCCATGACGGGCGTTTTCACCTGTCCATTTCCGAGGTACCCAAACACGGGGCTTCCCATGGCGTTTTTGTGCTCGCGTTGCCACTTCCGGCTGAAATGAAGCACAGATTCGGGCGTGTGAGTAGCTGTCGGTGGTGAGTTCACTCTAGTGACAGTTACTAGCTCACGTTTGTGAGTCAACATTCGCTCTCACTCATGCATAGTACATGTGTGCTCACAATGGTGAGCTGTGAGTTTGAATGAGTGAAAATCTGGCACGTGATTCGTGATAGGTGAGATGGAAATAATGTGAATAGTTACTTAAAGCCTCTAAAGTGCTACACCGTGAGCTGAAATGCGAACAATGATGGCTCAAAAAGGTGTTTTGAAAGAAGGGCAGTTGAGTTTAGCTCACGTTTATGAGAGAAGATCACCAGCTCATCGCCTACTATGGACCCATAGTTTGTGCTCACTATAGTGAGCTCTGTTCACCATCTCTCAGAGGTTAAATGCTGAGCTTGATAGCTTTTGAATTTTTACCAATTAGGTCAGGAAAGGCCTTAGAAAGAGCAGTAAGCAGGCGCTGGTTCATGTAGTCGACTGTGAATACTCTATGCAGATACTAGCTCTCAAATATATGCTCACTACAGTGAGCTGTGAGTTCAGTTGGGGAAAGCTTGTGATGAGATTGAAGTGAGCCTTGATGAGGTGAGACATCAATATAGCTACTTTTACTCACAACCCAAGGAAAATCGGTGCCACGGAAGCATATAGACATTTAATTCGATCCCATAGAACACTCTCTTACCTCCACATGACGAGACAGATGAGCGTGagcacgatgatgatgacggcggCCACCGAGGCCCCAACCGCCACCCCCAACACCTCACCATCGATCTCACACTGCGTGCCATAGTAGCTGCCAAGGCACCTGCACACCTGCCGATTGTTGGCGTTATCGTAACTACAGGTACCCCGATTCGTGCAGTACGACTCCGGACAGGATAGACACTCTCGACCGGCTCGCTGAGGCTGATCCGCCCAAGGATCTCGAAAACCACCGTTACACTCGCACCGGAACGTCCCAAAAAGGTTCGTACAGTGTGCTTCCTCGTCACAGTCGTTCAGTTCGTCCGAGGTGCATTCATCGACGTCCTGAACGCTCGAAACGGCTCCCGTTGGAGCCTCGACGTATAGGGCCGAGTTGCCGATGTTGTTGTTCCGTCGGTGGATCACTCCAAGCAGGTGTCGCTGGATGTCGGAACGTAGAGCTGGTCGAAGTGTTTCCGCATTTTCGTCCAAATTGACGGTGTAGTTGACGAAGACGGCTCCACTGGGACCGGATGGGCTGGTTGAGCCCGAGGACGGGTTGACGGTGTAGATACCGTTGATGCGAGCCTCTAGGAATTCGTCAGAGAATGGGGTCATTGACATGGCGGAGTCCATCTAGGAGGTGGGAGAAAGATAAATATGAGTTATGGAGATGTATAAGAGACGGTTGGGCGGTTAATTAAATATCTCAGAGAGGCTGGGCTTTTTTGAAAGAGATCTCTCACAATAAAAGAAGTCATctaggggtggaaaatagaGATGAACTTTCTAGAGGAAGAAAGCATAGTACTGAGAAACCTATTTGAGGGTAGTACAAATTCTAATGAAACGTCAGAGATGTTAAAGACGATCGTCTTTTTAGACAGAAACCTTTCACATCTAGGGAAGTGCCTTCTACTAATGGGTAGCGATATTGAAGGCAAAAGAGGCAGTCCTGTGAGAAAAATACTCCTTAAAAAACCGCTCTATCTAGCGGAATCACAGAATCAAGACATCTGAGGGACTAATAGAAATCCATCCTGATAGAAAGAGACCTCACACCTCTAGACGAGGTTGGGAATTATTGTGACAAGAATATAAAGAACTATCAATGTCTATTTTTctgatacaaaaaaatgaaccacttCTAGTGAAGAGTCTTTTAGGAATGGGAAAAAGAGTACAGCACAGTTAGAGAGTATTATAGAGGATCTTCTTGGCAAAAAGGAACCCTCTGTAGGGACGGAAAGGGATGATCAAAAGGACAGAAGATATAGACGACCATCCAGAATTCGATCGCCTACCTCTTAACGGGTTCTATCTAACACGATTTCTAAAGCTAAAGCTGGTCGTTCGTCCAATCCCACGTAGACGATGTTAGAGAGAAGATCCTCCTCCCAATTCTCCCCACCATCTTACTTACCGCTCGAATAGCCTCATAGCTGAGCTGCTGGAACTTATCGCTCGTCCGATCCGCCAACGCTCCATCCCAATGGATACGCCTCTCATAAATCTTGTCCACCCTCATCGACAGCATAAGCGACACGATCCTTCTGCACGGTTCCCGATGCTTCCGGCGCGCGTACCCCGGCCGACAATGGCAACTCGACACACCATTCTCCGTACGACACCGCTCATTCTGTGCCTGATCGCACGTCGAATCATCACCCACGATGCAGGTGTCGATACgcaccggtggtggtaatcctccaccacctccacccggGTACTTCGGTCGGTTATGATGTACCGCTGGTGATGCACCACCTGGAACGCGTCCTCCAGCTGGTTTGTGACCGGAACCTCCAAGAGCCGGTGGAGATTCAGTTTCTGGGACGGCATATCCTGTCCCCACGATGCCTGGCTGTAGAACCGGTGCTACAGGACCTACTTTGGGTGGAAGTCGCGGTCGATCGGTGGGAACAACCGGCAGAGATGCTTGCGTTACCGTTCGCGTCGGTTGTGGTGACGGAGCTGTCTGTTGCTGTTTCGTTTCCGTCCCAAACAGGTCGATGTACGAACGTTTTCCATCGATGGACACAAACCCGTCAGTGCCAGAAGCAGAAAGGATGATGCTTGCCTCAGGTGCCGGTCCTGGTCGGTTGTAATACGGGTTGATTTTGATCGTCTGCTGTGACCCAGAGCCACCCGATCCTGGACCTTGGATGGCTGAAAGTGTCACGTCGAAGATCTCACCGTAATTCGGTGGCAATGAACCTCCTCCGTGTCCAGACGATGGAGGTGGAGCGGTGTAGATCTCCGGTCGATTTCCAAAGTTTGCCGGCAGGTTCTGGGTGCGAACTGGTCCACCGCCAGCATTGCCACCCGGTTTAAAGTCCGGATCATCAAGAACAAGCCCCGGCCGGGGTTGGAAGCGATAGTCACCGGGTTTCGCAGTACCGTTGCTTGAAGAAACTCCCGTACTCGTTGAGGTTATCACCTCCACAGAGGAGCTCGTTGTCGGGACAATGCCCATCGACGTCGTCTTCGTTGtagtcgttgtcgttgttaAGATCGGTGTCGGAGCGTGCGTGT encodes:
- the LOC128725621 gene encoding uncharacterized protein LOC128725621 yields the protein MNELTPRAAGKDHLSFDSASNSVLESTGPASARHGKDLLDEESYQRTKELAMNISNVQRAVLASQQLQQQQHRPQPQGGRQNPNPDIQDIITGIVKLLNGNVNVHANPQPTRRHSATRINNRGPPRISEAQPLPNEYEGELGAPTSTRPLLLQGDQGQQQQQQQQQQHPVRPFLTGVPIPEQIVPSMQQTYRPGFVSQNRPPWQRPKPRPPISPNRRPIPPYKPYPTSLDYRPPEGANVGPITIPTNGGGGDGGGNAIDNVTEKVIEDPPYETPTGGLGSYAGTTPQQHHQQQQGVTGEIDQETTTTAGNVELEQQPQQVEGHPTSPTEVQYTIESATSAASVMPHGGSESYDPEVVPSVYEINSIEYLPSSGVLEPTPTSEIVSTSTSSSSTTSLEPSTDREETGQFHTHAPTPILTTTTTTTKTTSMGIVPTTSSSVEVITSTSTGVSSSNGTAKPGDYRFQPRPGLVLDDPDFKPGGNAGGGPVRTQNLPANFGNRPEIYTAPPPSSGHGGGSLPPNYGEIFDVTLSAIQGPGSGGSGSQQTIKINPYYNRPGPAPEASIILSASGTDGFVSIDGKRSYIDLFGTETKQQQTAPSPQPTRTVTQASLPVVPTDRPRLPPKVGPVAPVLQPGIVGTGYAVPETESPPALGGSGHKPAGGRVPGGASPAVHHNRPKYPGGGGGGLPPPVRIDTCIVGDDSTCDQAQNERCRTENGVSSCHCRPGYARRKHREPCRRIVSLMLSMRVDKIYERRIHWDGALADRTSDKFQQLSYEAIRAMDSAMSMTPFSDEFLEARINGIYTVNPSSGSTSPSGPSGAVFVNYTVNLDENAETLRPALRSDIQRHLLGVIHRRNNNIGNSALYVEAPTGAVSSVQDVDECTSDELNDCDEEAHCTNLFGTFRCECNGGFRDPWADQPQRAGRECLSCPESYCTNRGTCSYDNANNRQVCRCLGSYYGTQCEIDGEVLGVAVGASVAAVIIIVLTLICLVMWSRKWQREHKNAMGSPVFGYLGNGQVKTPVMGQAPYQVTLEDRMRWAQIADVMAQANHYAVSRCQAEPVAGRPSSAMFGYPNLQTIGSMNTLSLHGTLPMHTGTLPPVPLPRTLGLNRNGMRTLENSSSSEEEDRADLLGRNFNVPRPKSRSNASVTSGIYYDVDYAPTGAEQLYGGGSTLGGTIVGGGLVGGPGAGGTTKSQSSIPMSTYTSSGRPLQSTYYK